GTGCCGTACAACGACCTGGCCGCGCTGGAGGCGGCGGTCGACGAGACGACGGCGGCGGTGCTGATCGAGCCGATCCAGGGGGAGGCCGGGGTGATCATCCCGGACGCCGGCTATCTGGCCGGCGTCCGCGAGCTGACCCGCCGCAAGGGCTGCCTGTTCATCGCGGACGAGATCCAGTCGGGACTGGGCCGCACGGGCCGGACGCTCGCCGTCGAGCACGAGTCGGTGCTCCCCGACGTACTGCTGCTCGGCAAGGCGCTCGGCGGCGGCATCGTGCCGGTGTCGGCGGTGGTCGCGCGCCGGGAGGTGCTGGGTGTGCTGCGGCCCGGCGAGCACGGGTCGACGTTCGGCGGCAACCCCCTGGCGGCGGCGGTGGGCACGGCGGTCGTCGAGCTGCTGGAGACGGGTGAGTTCCAGCAGCGGGCGGCCGAACTGGGCACGGTGCTGCGGGACGGGCTGTCCGCGCTGGTCGGCAAGGGCGTCGTCGGTTTCCGCTCGCGCGGGCTGTGGGCGGGCGTCGATGTCGACCCGGCCCTCGGCAGCGGGCGCGAGGTCAGCGAACGCCTCATGCGGGAGGGCATCCTGGTCAAGGACACCCATGGCTCGACGATCCGCCTCGCCCCGCCCCTCACCATCACCGCCGAGGAACTCACCCAGGCTCTGGTGGCGCTGGAGAAGGTACTGAGGGCCTGATCGGGGGTGGCAGGGCGCGCGGCACCGGTCCGTACGCGCCCTGCCACCCGGTCACCGCACCTCCCATGCCCCGGTCCGTCCCGAAGGGTGAAGATGGGGACAAGAGGTGGTAGACCACTCTCAGCGACAGAGAGGTCGGCCGTGGGCACATTTGAGGAGCACGACCTTGCCCGGCCACGGTTCGACGTGGCCGATGCCGCGCCCCTGCTGCTCGACGCACAGGGCGTGGTGACCGGCTGGACCGACGAGGCCAGGCGGCTGCTGGGCCACGCGGCCTCCGAGGTGATCGGGACGAGCGTGGCCGACCTGCTGTCCGCCGAGGACGCGGAGCGGATGCCGGGCATCGCCGAGCGGTGCCGCAGGGACGGCGGCTGGGCGGGGCTGCTGACGGTCCGGCGCGGCGGCGGACAGCAGGTCAGGCTCATGGTGCGGATCACCGGCGCGGAGGAGCCCGGGAGCCGCACGCGGTGGCTGGTGCTGCTCTCGGAGCTGGCCGGGGCGCCCGGCTGGGACATGAGCCGCTCGGTGCTGGAGCAGATCGCCGACCGGTCGCCGGTCGGCATCGCCATCGTCGACACCAACCTGCGCTTCGTGTGGTCCAACGCGGCCCTGGAGCAGTACGGCGGCGGACCGCCCGTACACCGGCTCGGACTGCGTCTCGCGGACATCCAGCCGGGCCTGGACGCCGACGGCATAGAGGCGCAGATGCGGCACGTGCTGGAGACCGGTGAGCCGGTGGTCGGATACGAGCACGTGGGCCAGGTGCAGTCCGCGCCGCACCGCGAGACGGCACACGTCCTGTCGTTCACCCGGCTGCACGACGACCGGGGCCGTCCGATGGGCGTGTACTACACCGTCGTCGACATCACCGAGCGGCACCGTGCCCGGCAGCGGCTGGCGCTGCTGGACCGGGCCGGCGAGCACATCGGCCGCAGCCTGGACATCATGCGGACCGCGCAGGAGCTGGCGGACGTGGCCGTCCCGGACTTCGCGGACTTCGTCACCGTGGACCTGCTGGAACCGGTGCTGCGGGGAGCGGAGCTGACGCCGGGGCCGATCGGCGACCTGGACCATGTGCCGCTGTGCCGGGCCGGTCAGCAGTCGGTGCACAAGAACGTCCCCGAGGCGGTCGTTCCTGTCGGCTCCGTGGCCGCCTACGTCGCCGGGTCGCCCCCGGTCCGTTCGCTCAGCACCGGCCTGTCCTGGCGCGAGGAGCGGCTCGACCCGCTCGCCCGGGAGTGGGCCACGGACATCCCGGGCGGCCGGGAGGCGACCTTTCTGGAGCTGGGGCTGCACAGCGTCGTGATCGTGCCGATCCGGGCGCGGGGCACCACCCTGGGCGTCACCACGTTCTTCCGGCGCCACCGCCAGGAGCCGTTCGACGAGGACGACCTCGCCCTGGCCGAGGATCTCGTCTCGCGGGCGGCCGTCTGTGTGGACAACGCCCGGCGCTACACCCGCGAGCGCGACGCGGCGCTGGTGCTGCAGCGCAGTCTGCTTCCGCACCGGCTGCCCGAGCAGGACGCGGTGGAGGTGGCCGCCTGCTACCGCCCGGCCGACGAGCTGACCGGCCTCGGCGGCGACTGGTACGACGTCGTCCCGCTCTCCGGTGCCCGTGTCGCCCTCGTGGTGGGCGAGGTGCCCGGGCACGGCATCGACGCGGCCGCCGCCATGGGACGGCTGCGGACCGCCGTACGGACGCTCGCCGCGCTGGATCTGCCGCCCGCGGAGGTGCTGGCCCACCTCGACGACCTGGCCGCCCGGTCGGCGCGCGAGGAAGGCGTCGCGCCGGACTCCGGAGAGGCGAGCACCGTGGGCTCCGGGTGCGTGTACGTGGTGTACGACCCCGTGGACGGGCAGTGCGCCATGGCCGCGGCCGGGCATCCCGCGCCCGCCGTGATCCTGCCCGACGGCTCCGTGACGTTCGTCGACCTTCCGCAGGGGCCGCCGCTCGGTGCGGGCGGACCGCCCTTCGAGGCGGTCGAGCTGGCGCTGGCCGAGGGCAGCACGCTCGCGCTGCACACCGACGGACTGCTGGCGCGCGGGGACGACTGGGCCGCGGACGCGAGCCGGGACCGGCTGCGCCGGGCGCTGGAGGAGCGCGCGTCCTCACTCGACCTGCGCTGCCGGACCGTGGTCGACGCGCTGTCCCCGGAACGCCCGCACGACGACGTGGCCCTGCTGATGGCCCGTACCCGGCTGCTGGGCGCCGACCAGGTCGCGGACTGGGACCTGCCCATGGATCCGGCGATCGTCGCCGAAGCCCGCAAGGCCGCGGCCCGGCAGCTGACGGACTGGGGCCTGGAGGAGCTGGCCTTCACCACGGAACTGGTCGTCAGCGAGCTGGTCACCAACGCCATCCGGCACTCCGCCGGACCCGTGCGGCTGCGGCTGATCAGGGAGCGCGCCCTGGTCTGCGAGGTCTTCGACGGCGGCGCCACCGCGCCCCATCTGCGTCATCCCCGCACGACGGACGAAGGCGGGCGCGGGCTGCTGCTGGTCTCCCAGTTCACCCAGCACTGGGGCACCCGGTTCGTGCCCGAGGGGAAGATCATCTGGGCCGAGCAGTCCCTGACGGATCCGCAATGAGCCACGAACCCTGGTTTATATCGTGCGAAACTGGGGTGAACCGGCGGTGAGGCGGCAGCCATGAAGGACGCGGCGATCGACTACGAGGCGGTCTTCAAGGGCCTGCCCGGAATGATCGCGCTGCTCACCCCCGAGCTGGTGTACGCGGACGTCAACGAGGACTTCCTGCGCATCTCCGGGCGCAAACGCGAGCAGGTGGTGGGGCGCTACATCTTCGACGTCTTCCCCGAGAACCCCGACAACCCGGCGTCGAAGGGCATGCACAATGTGCAGACCTCCATGCGTCGGGTGGTGGCCACGGGCGAGCGCGACGCCATGGCACTGCAGCGGTACGACGTCGAATCCCCCGAGCGCCCCGGGCAGTGGGAGGAGCGCTACTGGAGCCCGGTGAACGCGCCGGTGTTCGGACCGGACGGCAAAGTGGTGCTGGTGGTGCACCGGGTCGAGGAGGTCACCGAGCTCATCCGGGCTCGCGGCGGCCCCAGCGGGGGCCGCGCCCGGGTGCTGGAGGCCGAGCTGTACACGCGCGCCCGTGAACTGCAGGAACTCAACGACCGGCTGCGCCGGGCCCACGCCCGCGAGCGCGAGGTCGCGCTCGCCCTCCAGGAGGCGATGCTCCCGGCCCGCCGCCAGGTCGGCGACCAGCGCGCCGCGGTCCGCTACCGGCCGGCCGCCGGCGCCCTGAACGTGTGCGGGGACTGGTACGACCTGGTCGACCTGGTGGGCGGCAACCGCATCGGCGTCTCCGTGGGCGACGTGGTCGGCCACGGCCTGGGGGCCGCCGGTGTCATGGGCCAACTGCGCAGCGCACTCACCGCCACCTCGCGCGTCGCCGACGGACCCGCGCAGGCCCTGGACGTCCTGGGCCGCTACGCCCATGTGGTCGACGGCGCCGAATCGGCCACCGCGGTCACCACGTTCATCGACTTCGACGCCCACACCATCACCTACAGCAGCGCCGGGCACCTCCCGCCCGCGCTGCTGCACCCCGACGGCCGCGTGGAGTTCCTCGACCGGGCCACCGATCCCCCGCTGGACGCCCGCCCTAGCCCGATCCCCAGACCAGAGGCCTGCACCACCTTCACCGAGGGCGCGACGCTCGTGCTGTACACGGACGGCCTGATCGAACGCCGCCGCGAGGACATCGACACCGGCCTGACCCGCCTCGCCGAATCACTCGGCCGCCATCTGGGGGCCGACCCCGAGACCCTCGCCGACGCCGTCCTGCTGGAACTGCTGCCGCCGGGAGGTGCCACCGACGACACGGCGCTGATCGTCGTACGGCTGTGATGGCTCGGAGCCGTACGACGATCCGCTCCGGTTTCAGCAGGGCGGGATGACCTGGCTCCAGTCCGCGAACTTGCCCGTCGTCAGGTAGTGGTCGTTGACGTAACCGCCCGGCAGGGCTCCGCCGGTGTCGGCGAAGAACCAGTACCGGTTGCCGGTCCCGTCGGCGTCGACCGCGCCCGTGGTCCAGCAGTGCACGATCAACTCGTCGCCGTTGTGGCCCCGGTAGGACGAGCTGCGCCCGTGATCGTAGTTCGGTTCGTTGTACATGCCGAGGAACGATCCCGGGTCGATGCCGGTCACCCGGGCGCACCAGCTCTCGGGGTCACCGCCGATGTCGCAGTGGTAGAGCCCCTGCTCGGGCGGCGGGGTGGAACCCGCGCACTCCGGCACGCCCGGAATCCATGCGGGGCCACGCAGATAGACGTTGCTGATCCAGCCGTGCTGGACGGGCAGATACGACCAGACGTCGTTGGTGACACCGCCGTCCGTCACCGACTCGGCATGCTTCTGGCACTGGGCGTAGACGGTGGTGGGACCGGGGAACCGGTGGGTGATCCCGGCGTCGGTCGTCGGGGCCGTGCGCACGTTGACATCGGTCGCCCACATCTCGACCGGGGTGGTGCCGGGCGGCACTTCCGGCTCGGGCGGCGGGTGGACGATGTTCCGCTGGGCGACCGCGGCGGCCACGGCACGTTCGGCGATCTCGCCCGCGACGCGTTTCCCCTGCTCGTTCTGCCACACGATCCTGGGGTTCCCGTTGGGGCGGGCGTTGTCCCGGTAGGCGAGGTGCGGCGGGTTGGTCGTGCCGTCGTCGATGCTCAGGCCGAACTCGGCCAGCCAGTTGCCCGTGCCCGGACGTCCCGGCTTGTTGCACACGAGGTCGTCGACGCGGCAGACGTCGAAGTACCGCCCGTCGCCGAAGAGCCCGGCGAACACCGACGGCACCGACACCCGCTGCATCAGTCCGCCACGGTCGATGGTGGTCGTGACCGGCCGGTAGTTGGCGTCGAGGGTGAGCATGTTCCCGCTCTGCGCCATGGAGGTCTGGCCGTTGTGCCGGGCCGCGTCTCCGATGGTGATGGCCGCACCCACCGAGTCCGAGCGGCGCTGGTCCCCGGCGACGGCCGGGTTGGCGAGGGCGTTCTTGACCACCTGACCACCCTGCGAGTACCCGATCAGCACCAGCGTCGGGCGGCTCGGGCAGTCGGAGTAGAACTCGATCTCACGGACCAGTTCGTCGCGGCCCTTCCACATCGAGTCCCAGTAGTCGTCGGGCCCCGGGTTGTCGCCCAGGAAGGGCGGCCACGGCAGGTCCCAGTCGATCGCCGACGCGGGATAGGGCAGATTGCGCGCGGTGATGTCGCTGTCCGGCACTCCCTGCTCGTTGAGCGCCGCGTTCACCGCCCTGACGTAGGTGTCGTTCACTCCGATGGATCCGTAGGGCAGACCCGGCTTCACGGACTCGGCCGTGCCGTAGGCATTGATGATCACCCACGGCTTGTCGCAGTTCATTGCCGGTTGGGGCGGCGGCGGCAGCGCGGACGCGCGGTCGGCGCCGGCGAGTTGAGCCGTCGAGAACAGTCCGGCCAGCAGTGCGAGGACGGCCGTCCATATCGCCCGGCGGCGTGGCGCGTGATTTCTCCCTGGTCCTGCGGCGTATCTCATGCGTTGTTCCCCCTGGTTCGGCCCGGCGCAGCGCACAGGGCTCAAACAGTCAATCGCAAGGACAGCCGTCACATTCGCATCGGCGGA
This genomic window from Streptomyces sp. DG2A-72 contains:
- a CDS encoding SpoIIE family protein phosphatase, with the protein product MKDAAIDYEAVFKGLPGMIALLTPELVYADVNEDFLRISGRKREQVVGRYIFDVFPENPDNPASKGMHNVQTSMRRVVATGERDAMALQRYDVESPERPGQWEERYWSPVNAPVFGPDGKVVLVVHRVEEVTELIRARGGPSGGRARVLEAELYTRARELQELNDRLRRAHAREREVALALQEAMLPARRQVGDQRAAVRYRPAAGALNVCGDWYDLVDLVGGNRIGVSVGDVVGHGLGAAGVMGQLRSALTATSRVADGPAQALDVLGRYAHVVDGAESATAVTTFIDFDAHTITYSSAGHLPPALLHPDGRVEFLDRATDPPLDARPSPIPRPEACTTFTEGATLVLYTDGLIERRREDIDTGLTRLAESLGRHLGADPETLADAVLLELLPPGGATDDTALIVVRL
- the rocD gene encoding ornithine--oxo-acid transaminase → MTAPARTRSSADLIRAEEPVLAHNYHPLPVVVARAEGTWVEDVEGRRYLDMLAGYSALNFGHRHPALIEAAHAQLDRLTLTSRAFHNDKLAEFAERLAALTGLDMVLPMNTGAEAVESGIKVARKWAYDVKGVPADRATIVVAAENFHGRTTTIVSFSTDETARTGFGPFTPGFRIVPYNDLAALEAAVDETTAAVLIEPIQGEAGVIIPDAGYLAGVRELTRRKGCLFIADEIQSGLGRTGRTLAVEHESVLPDVLLLGKALGGGIVPVSAVVARREVLGVLRPGEHGSTFGGNPLAAAVGTAVVELLETGEFQQRAAELGTVLRDGLSALVGKGVVGFRSRGLWAGVDVDPALGSGREVSERLMREGILVKDTHGSTIRLAPPLTITAEELTQALVALEKVLRA
- a CDS encoding SpoIIE family protein phosphatase, which translates into the protein MGTFEEHDLARPRFDVADAAPLLLDAQGVVTGWTDEARRLLGHAASEVIGTSVADLLSAEDAERMPGIAERCRRDGGWAGLLTVRRGGGQQVRLMVRITGAEEPGSRTRWLVLLSELAGAPGWDMSRSVLEQIADRSPVGIAIVDTNLRFVWSNAALEQYGGGPPVHRLGLRLADIQPGLDADGIEAQMRHVLETGEPVVGYEHVGQVQSAPHRETAHVLSFTRLHDDRGRPMGVYYTVVDITERHRARQRLALLDRAGEHIGRSLDIMRTAQELADVAVPDFADFVTVDLLEPVLRGAELTPGPIGDLDHVPLCRAGQQSVHKNVPEAVVPVGSVAAYVAGSPPVRSLSTGLSWREERLDPLAREWATDIPGGREATFLELGLHSVVIVPIRARGTTLGVTTFFRRHRQEPFDEDDLALAEDLVSRAAVCVDNARRYTRERDAALVLQRSLLPHRLPEQDAVEVAACYRPADELTGLGGDWYDVVPLSGARVALVVGEVPGHGIDAAAAMGRLRTAVRTLAALDLPPAEVLAHLDDLAARSAREEGVAPDSGEASTVGSGCVYVVYDPVDGQCAMAAAGHPAPAVILPDGSVTFVDLPQGPPLGAGGPPFEAVELALAEGSTLALHTDGLLARGDDWAADASRDRLRRALEERASSLDLRCRTVVDALSPERPHDDVALLMARTRLLGADQVADWDLPMDPAIVAEARKAAARQLTDWGLEELAFTTELVVSELVTNAIRHSAGPVRLRLIRERALVCEVFDGGATAPHLRHPRTTDEGGRGLLLVSQFTQHWGTRFVPEGKIIWAEQSLTDPQ
- a CDS encoding cutinase family protein, which encodes MRYAAGPGRNHAPRRRAIWTAVLALLAGLFSTAQLAGADRASALPPPPQPAMNCDKPWVIINAYGTAESVKPGLPYGSIGVNDTYVRAVNAALNEQGVPDSDITARNLPYPASAIDWDLPWPPFLGDNPGPDDYWDSMWKGRDELVREIEFYSDCPSRPTLVLIGYSQGGQVVKNALANPAVAGDQRRSDSVGAAITIGDAARHNGQTSMAQSGNMLTLDANYRPVTTTIDRGGLMQRVSVPSVFAGLFGDGRYFDVCRVDDLVCNKPGRPGTGNWLAEFGLSIDDGTTNPPHLAYRDNARPNGNPRIVWQNEQGKRVAGEIAERAVAAAVAQRNIVHPPPEPEVPPGTTPVEMWATDVNVRTAPTTDAGITHRFPGPTTVYAQCQKHAESVTDGGVTNDVWSYLPVQHGWISNVYLRGPAWIPGVPECAGSTPPPEQGLYHCDIGGDPESWCARVTGIDPGSFLGMYNEPNYDHGRSSSYRGHNGDELIVHCWTTGAVDADGTGNRYWFFADTGGALPGGYVNDHYLTTGKFADWSQVIPPC